The Streptomyces pratensis genomic interval CGTCTGGCGGGCGTCCTTGTCGCCACCCGCCCCGGTGTAGCCCTGCTCGTCGCCGTAGTAGATCACCGGGTTGCCGCGGCCGAGGAACATCAGCTCGTTGGCGAGGCGTGCGCGGTCGAGGAGCTCGGCGTCGCCGGCCTTCGGGTTGTCCTGCTTCAGGAAGGTGCCGATGCGGCCCATGTCGTGGTTGCCGAGGAAGGTCACCTGCTCGTAGGCGTTGGCCTTGTCGGTGGTGTAGCGGTAGTCGTCACCGTAGACCGAGGCGAGCTTCGAGGCGGGGGCGCCCTGGGAGGCGTACTGCCGGGCGGCTTCCTGGAAGGGGAAGTCGAGCGTCGCGTCGAGCCTGCCCCGCGTCACGTAGGGCGAGGTGATCGCGGTGTCGGCGGAGTAGACCTCGCCGAACATGAAGAAGTCGTCCCGGCCGCGCTTCGCCGCGTAGTCGTCGAGGGCGGTGGCCCACTGGGTCCAGAAGTCGAGGTCGACGTGCTTGACGGTGTCGATGCGGAAGCCGTCGATGTCGAAGTCGCGGACCCACTTCTCGTAGATCTTCTCCATGCCGGAGACGACCTCGGGGCGCTCGGTCCACAGGTCGTCGAGGCCCGAGAAGTCGCCGTACTCGGTGGACTCGCCCGCGTAGGTCGAGTCGCCCCGGTTGTGGTACATCGTGCTGTCGTTGAGCCAGGAGGGGACCTTCTTCCCAGTGTTCACCGGGGTGTACGGGAAGGAGTCGGCGTCCACCTCCTCGACGCCCTGGGTGTCGTCGAACGGACGGCCGTCCTCGTCGAGGTACGGGAAGGCTCCCTTGGGCTTGTAGCCGTACTTCTTCTCGGCGTAGTCGACGGTGTCGGCGGTGTGGTTGGTGATGACGTCGAAGAAGACCTTCATGCCCTTGCCGTGGGCCTTGTCGATCAGCTTCGTGAGGTCGGCGTTGGTCCCGAAGTGCGGGTCGACCTGGGTGAAGTCGGTGATCCAGTAGCCGTGGTAGCCGGCCGACGCGTTGTCGCCGGTCCCCTGCACGGGCCGGTTCTTGAAGATCGGCGCGAGCCAGATGGCGGTGGTGCCGAGGTCCTTGATGTAGTCGAGCCGCTGGGTGAGGCCCTTGAGGTCGCCGCCCTGGTAGAAGCCCTTGTCCGTCGGGTCGTAGCCGGTCTCCAGCCGCGAACCGGTCAGACCGCCCCGGTCGTTGGAGGTGTCCCCGTTGGCGAAGCGGTCGGGCAGCACGAAGTAGAACTGCTCACGGGTCAGGTCGTGCCTGGCCGGCTCCTTGGCGAGTTTCGCGTCCGAGGGCGGGGACGGAGGTCTGGGCGCGGCGGACGCGGAGGCCGCCGGTACGACGGGCAGCAGCGCAGCGCACAGTGCGGCTACGGCCCCCCGCCGGAGGGTGGTTCGGGACACGGGAGGGTTCTCCTCGGCTTTCGGGGATCAGGCTGGTGTGGAGCGGTGCGGGCCGGGGACGCTCACCCTCGCGTCCCCGGCCCTGGTGGTGTGTGCGGTCAGCTGCGCCAGACGTCGGCGGTCAGCGTGACCTTGCCGGAGGCCGGCACGGTGGCGGTGCGGTTGGCGCCGCTCTCCCAGGTGACGTTGCCGCTCGCGTCCTTGCGGATGTACTTGTATGCGAAGGACGTGCCCGCGGGCAGGGCGACATCGAGCTTCCAGACGGGGTACGTCGCCGGGTCCAGCTTCAGGGCGCTGCCGGGCGCCCAGTTGCCGAGCGCGGCCTGGTTGCCGGTGACGTAGATGTTCTGGCCGAGCTGGGTGGTGGCGTTGACGCCGAAGGAGGCGCCTGCCTCACCCGTGCCGGGGTCCGGGTCCGGGTCGGTGCCTCCGCCCGTGCAGGTACGGGCGTTGACGTGCAGGGCGACGGCGGTGCCGGAGCCGAGGGTGGCGGTGAACTGCCCGGAGCCGTTGACGGTGACGCCCTTGCCTGACTGGACGTCGCAGTAGTCACCGGCGGGAAGCGCGGTCTGGAAGGTGCGGGTCAGCGAGGAGCCCTCGTGGTTGATGGCGACGTACGCCTTGGAGCCACGGCCGAACGCGATCTGGTCGCCGCCGTTGTCCCACCAGTTCGAGACGGCCTGACCACGGGCGGCGTTGCGGAAGCCGACCATGGAGGAGATCTCGCGCCAGGCGTGCTGGCACTTCCAGCCGTCGCTGTAGCAGGCGTTCACCTGGCCGTCGTTGGGCGGTCCGGCGTCGTGGCTGCTGAACTCGTAGCCGGAGTGGACGTCCGGCGAGCCGTAGGGGTAGGCCAGCATGAAGACACTGGCCAGGGTGTACTTAGAGCCGTCCTTGTAGTTCAGGGTGTCGCCGCCGCGCTCGGTGTCGTGGTTGTCGACGAAGACCGCGGACCTGCCGGACTCCATGAAGCCCCAGCCCTCGCCGAAGTTCTTGAGGTTGGCGAGGTTCTCGTTGTTGAAGACCTGCTTGAGGCTGCGGCCGTAGCGGAACTCCTGGACGTCTCCGCTGCCGAGGTACTCGGAGGGCGAGACGGCCTCGCCCGCCCCGAAGATCGCCTCGTGCTTCCAGTACACGCCGGTGTTGGTCAGCCGCGACTTGATGTTCGCCAGGTCGGTGGCGGGCATGTGCTTCGCGGCGTCGATGCGGAAGCCGTCCACGCCGAGGGAGAGCAGGTCGTTGAGGTAGCCGGCGATCTTGCCGCGGACGTAGTCCTCACCGGTGTCCAGGTCGGCGAGACCTACCAGTTCGCAGTTCTGGACGTTGGCGCGGTTGCCGTAGTTGCTGCCTATCTGGGTCTGACAGTCGTTCATGTCGTTGACCGAGTAGAACCCCGGGTAGTCGTACTTGGTGTACGAGGAGCCGCCCGTGCCGGTGCCGGAACCGGCCGACATGTGGTTGATGACCGAGTCGGCTATGACCTTGACGCCCGCGCTGTGGCACGTGCTGACCATGTTCGCGAAGGCCGTGCGGTCGCCGAGGCGGCCGGCGATCTTGTAGCTGACCGGCTGGTAGGAGGTCCACCACTGGGCGCCCTGGATGTGCTCCTGGGGCGGCGAGACCTGGACGAACCCGTAACCCGCGGGGCCGAGGCTGTCCGTGCACGCCTTGGCCACGGAGGAGAACTTCCATTCGAACATCACCGCGGTGACGTCCTTCTCGCCGGGCGGTGCGGCCTGAGCGGTCCCGGCGGCGCCGAGCCCGGTGGGGACGGCGAGGACAGCGGCGCCCAGGGCCAGGGCGAGCGCGCCAGACAAGGGTCTGCGTGCCATGACTTTCCTCCTGCGGTGGGGGAAGTGCGGGGATGGCGGAGCAGCCTCACATGGCAACGCGCCGTGCCCTCAAGGCTCATGAAGGTTCTTGCAGCAAGGGTGCAAAACCTCGTGTGCGGCAGACCGTACGAGCCTGACCTGCCCTGGTCAACCCCCTGGACACGACGCGATTACATCCCGCTCACATCCACGAAATCTCGGAGATTTCTTCCTGCAAGGCCTTACGCAAGATATTGCGGTGCTGTTAAGTTCATCCCGACTCCGGCCCGGCCGGCCGGGGGTCCGGTACGCCGGGCCCCACGCGCCCGGCCGACCGGGCCGGTCACGCCACGGAGAGGCCCGGACGTCGCTTCCCCGCCGGCCCGATCCCGGGCCGACTTCCGGACCTCTCCTACGCGTTGCCCGCTAGGATCACCGTCCCATGAGCCCCAGCCGTCCCCTGCGCACCCGCGAGCGGGTCTTCATTCGTATAGCCATCGCCTTCGTGCTACTGGTCTGCCTCGGCGGCGGACTGGGCCTGGCGGCCGAGGGATTCGAAGGCCGCACCGCCCTGCGGGACGGCCCCGTCGGCGCCCTGACCCTGACCGATCGCGACTGCGGCAAGGAGTCGTGCAGCTGGATCGGCACGTTCACCAGCGCGGACGGGGCCGTGACCGGGCGGGGCGTCGAGCTGCGGGACGATGTCGACGTCAGTCGCGGTGAGGCGATGCCGGGCGCGATCGACGGCGTACGGCTGGCGGAGGACGCCGAGACCGCTTACACCGCCGACTACGGCTGGCGCACACCGATCGCTAAGGGCGCCGCCCTGGCCGTCGTGGGCCTGGGGGTCGCGATCGGGCTGTATCTGGTCCTTCGCCGGGCAAGGGCGGCCGGGGTGCCGCGCTGAGGCACACCCCCGAAGACCTTCACTGCATGGGGCTCCGCCTCGCCACGTACCGGCCGAGGGGCTGCTCACTGAAGATCGCTTCGGCGATGGCGACACGGGCGGAGCGGCCCAGCCACTGGCGCAGGAGTTCCGGGTCGCGGCAGGCGGTGACCTTCTCCCGGGTGGTGTGGGCGACGTCGAGACCCCGCGCTCGCAGAACGATCAGGATGCCTTCGGCGCGGCCCTGAGCGCGGCCCTCTTCCCTGATCTCCTCGGAGAGGGGCGAGACGTAGAAGGAGAGATCGGCCACCAGGGTCCTCCACTGTGATGCCGACGGGCCGATGCCGGTACGCCGCGAAAGGCAACCGGCACCGGAGGAGAGGCGACGCTACCGATCGGTGGGAGCTTCATCGTCGAAGATCTGGTCGGACGTGGTGACGAGCGCTGCGTTCGCCAGCCACCGGCGGAGGAGCTCCGGGTCACCGCAGGTGGTGACCTTGTCCCGGGTGGTATCGGTGATCTCAATGCCACGGACATCCAGGATGAGCAGGATATTCTCGGCGCAATTCTCGACGCGGCCTTCGACGCGGCCTTCAGCGCGCCCCTCGACGCGCCCCTCGTCACGGATTTCCTCGGACAGCGGCGAGGTGTAGAAGGAGAGATCCACGGCCACCAGGTTCCTCCACTGTTGTGCAGCCGGGCGGTTGCCCAGGCCTTGTGCGATGAATTCGACGACGGGTCCAGCGATCGCTTCCGGTGTGTCGCGCAGGGCGACGGACATCGTCTTCAGTATCGCATCGACGTCCGGATTGTCAGCGTGTGTGATAGCGGCGAGTGTGGCGAGGGGCAGGTCCTTGCGTGCTTCGGCCACGTTCGTGATGACGGGCATGTTGTGAGGACCCGCCACCAGGGGGCGGGCGGTCACGGTCGGGCACTGGGGCAGGCCGATGGTGATGGGCCGGGCCGCCCACGCGGCGGTCGCGTGGTCCTGGCAGATCACGAGGAGCAGGACGGGGAGCCGGTACTTGTTGTGGAGATACGTGACGTAGTACGGCCAACTGGCCTTCTTGCCGGGGTCCTTCTTTCCCTGCGCTTCGACGACGAGGAGGAAAGGACCGTCACCCTCGGTCTCGATGCGCAGGAGCGTGTCCACGCGCCGTTCGAGCGGTTCGGACTCGGTGAGGTCGACGGTCAGCGGCTCTGCCGACACGAGCGGCGGCAGAGCCAGCCCGAGGACGTCGGAGAGCTGGGAGATGAGGCCGGGGTATTCCTGAAAGATGCGGTGCATCGCTTCGTGCGGTGCGCTGACCATGGGTTTCCGTTCGGGATCAGGCGGCTGTGGGCAGGTCGGTGCGGCAGTCACGGCAGTGGCCGGGGTGGCGCGAGCGGAAGGCCCGGTCGCAGCGGTCACAGTTCTGGAGCGGGATGACGATCACTCCGGGGCGTACGGGGGCCAGCTCGAGGGTGCCGGGGAGCGGAGGCGGCAGGAGCGCCGTGATCCGGTGCCGGAGGAGCTTGGCCGGGTGCTTGAGCCGGACCGGCAGGTCGTGGGACAGGGCGTGGCGGACGGTCTCCAGGTCGGCGTCCCGCTCCAGCCAGGTGGCGACGCCGGGCGCGAGCATCTCGATGTCGGCGGCAGACAGCACCAGTTGGGGCGCATGGCGGCGCAGGTCGGCGAGGATCGCGGCGGCCGTCCGCTGAAGCTCCGGGGTGAGCGCCTGCGGCTGCGGAAGCGGCGGAGGCGGCACCGTACGGGCCGTCGGGGACGGCACGAGGACGGCCTGCGGCTGGTGTTCCGGCGCGGGTGCGCACGGCGGCTGCGGCGCGGGCGTGGGGGCGGGAACCGGCTCGGGCGCCGCCGTGCCGCGTACGACCCGGGGCCGAGGGGCAGCGGGTGCGGCAGCGGCCTCCGCGCCCGGCTGGTTGAACGAGACTGTGCGGGTCACGATCCGGCCGTCGGCGAGGCGTACGCGGCTGCGGTGCAGATAGCCCACCGCCTCCAACTCCCGCAGGGCGGCGGCGATCCGGGTCTCGCTCTCCGGGAAGCGGCCCGCCAGATGCTTGATGCCGACCTTCGCTCCGGCGGGCAGCGACTGGATGTGCACGGCCAGTCCGATCGCGACGAGGGAGAGGCCACGGTGCTGGGCGAGGTGGTTGCCGATGACGGTGAAGCCTGCGGTGTGCCGGACGTTGCTGTGGATCACACCGGACGCAACCGGCTGGGCGCACGGGGGCGCGGTAATCTGCTGGGTACCCATCAGGAAGGTCTCTGCTTCCTCGGTGGTCAGGCCCTCGATCGGGATGCCAGTCCCGGCGGGGGCCGTCTCATGTCTGTGGCGGTCGGGGCGAGCATATGCCCGACAACGCATGCCAAATCCAGCTCAGTTGCCTTATGTCACCCGAGTGAGTGACGAAACGCGTAAGACGGCGGGTTGGGGTGGGAAGGGTCATTTTCCCGAGTTCTTTCAAAGCATTTAGCGTCGTGGGGCACCACGTCGCGGCCCACCGGGTCGCGGCCGTCCGCGACCCGGTGGCGGCGGTCACGGCACAAGATCGAGTTCGGCCCAGACCGTCTTGCGAGGCAGGGGCCCGAGGTCGACGCCCCAGCGGTCCGCGAGCGCTTCGACGATCAGCAGGCCTCGCCCCGACTCCGCGTCACCGCCCGTCACGGCGAGAGCGCCGGGCCCGGGAGGGAGCCGATCGGCCCGGGTGTCGGTCACCTCGATCCGGAGAAGAGCCTCCTGATGGATCGCGAGGCTCAGCCGGAAGTCCCGCCCCTGCACGCGCCCGTGCAGAACGGCGTTCGCGGCCAGCTCCGCCACGATGTGCGCGGCCGGCTCGACGGGCAGGCCCCACTCCCCCACGTGCGCCGCCTCGAGCAGGCGGGCGAGCCGGGCGCCCCGGCGGGTGGGAGACAGCAGCACGGCGAACTGCCTTGCGGGAGCGGAATGTTCGGTTCGGGTGATTTCTTGGGTCACGTCACTCAGCGTGGCCCTTTTTGCCTACCGTGAAGAGGGACCAGCCGGTTACGTACGGTGATTGTCCACTCCTTGTCCAGTGCTGTCCCGGCTGTCCGGGGTGACGCGTCGGGGACGGCAGAGGTTGGTGCAAGAACGGCAGGCGCGTCGGAAGTGGGGCACGAATGAGCGTGGATGAGGCTGGTACGCGGCACAAGGACGGCGGGGCGGACGAGCCCGGCTGGGACGTCGATCCCGACGACGAGCCGGGGGTGGCGCTGGTCGCCTCCGTGGGCCGCCAGATCAAGGCCTGGCGGGATGCGGCGGGCATGCGGGCCGCAGAGTTCGGTGCGGCGATCGGGTACGGGGAGGACCTGGTCTTCAAGGTGGAGGGCGGGAGGCGTATCCCCCGGCCCGAGTTCCTGGACAAGGCGGACGATGTCCTGGGGGCAGGGGGCAAGCTCTCCATGTTCAAGAAGGAGATGGCGGAGGCGCGGTACCCGAGAAAGATTCGGGAGCTGGCAAAGCTGGAGGCACGAGCGGTCGAGCTCTCGGCCTACGGCAGCCACAATCTCCATGGCCTGTTGCAGACTGAGGAGTACGCGCGGGCGCTCTTCGGAATGCGGCGGCCGGCCTACTCACCTGACGAGGTGGAGAGACTTGTGGCCGCTCGGGTGGCTCGACAGTCTGTCTTTAAACGGTCACCCACACCAGAACTCAGCTTTGTCCAGGAAGAGGTGACGCTGCGCCGCCATCTCGGAGGCAGAATGGTCCTACGCCGTCAGCTCGAACGCCTTTTGGACGTCGGCCAGTTGCGCAACGTCGAGATCCAGGTCATGCCGACTGGACGCGACGACCATGCGGGCATGGGAGGGGAGATGCAAGTGCTGAAGTTCGAAGACGGCTCCGCCGTGGGGCGCTCCGAAGGGGACTTCGGGAGCCGCCCGGTAGCAGACCCGAAACACCTCCGGATCATCGAACTGCGGTGTGGCATCATCCGGGCTCAGGCTCTCACGCCTCGGGAGTCGCTGGCCTTCATCGAGCAAGCGCTAGGAGAGACATGATCCACAAGCCCTCCGCCGGGGTGCCCACGGAGCTGGAGTGGTTCAAGAGCAGCTACAGCGACAGCAGCAACAGCAACGAGTGCGTTGAGGTTGCGGCAGCCCCTGGTGCCGTGCGGGTTCGCGACTCCAAAAGCGTTCCCGGGCCGCACCTCGGGTTCACCTCGACAGCGTGGCAAGCCTTCCTTGCATACGCCTCCGAGGACTGACTCTCCCGCGCCGGGCGAAGTCACCGACGAACCGCGCCAGGGAGAGCCATGGTGCACAAGCCCTCCGCCGAGGCCGCCCGCGAACTGACCTGGTTCAAAAGCAGCTACAGCGACAGCAGCAGCGGCAACGACTGCGTCGAGGTGGCGACCGCACCCGGCGTGGTGCACATCCGCGACTCCAAAAGCGTTCCCGGCCCTCTCCTCGGCTTCACCCCCGCCACCTGGGCAGCCTTCCTGACCTACGCCTCCGAGCGCTGACCTCCCGCACACCCGTCGCCCGCCGCCCGGAGGGCAACCCCCGGACAGCAGGCGGGCCGGCAAACGGGTGGAGGTCAGCTCGTCCGGAAGTCGTCCGGGGTCCCGATCCGGTCGCGGATCCAGACTCCGGCGGGCTTCAGTGACGAGGTCCCGGCCCAGGGGCCTCCGCCGTCGCAGGTGCCGGTCTTGAAGACGGCACCGGTGCGGTGGTCGTCGGAGAAGTTCCAGTTGACCCAGCTGATCTTCTTGGCCGCCATCAGGTCGAGGTAGCGCTGGGACATGGCGAAGTCGTTGTCTCCCTCACCCGCGTAGTTCTGGGTGCCGAACTCCGTGACGAACACGGGGAGCTTGTCGGCGGCCCGGGAGAGGGTCGCCAGGTACTCGTCGCGGTGCGAGTAGGCGTAGAAGTGGAAGGTGTACATGATGTTGGAGGCGTTGACCTGGTTGTTCACGACCTCGGATTCATCGGCTCCCTCGGACACGCCGAACGAGGACCAGGCGCGGGTGCCGACGAGGACGGGGGCGTCGGAGTCGATGTTCCGGATGACCGGGATGATCTGCTCCGCGTAGCTCTTGATCTGCGGCCAGCTCACGCCACTGGGTTCGTTGGCGATCTCGTAGAGGATGTTGCTCTTCGTCTTGTTGCGGTTCGCGATGTCGGTGAAGAACTTCCGCGCGTTGGCGAGGTTGGCGTTCGGGTCACCCGGGCTGAGCATGTGCCAGTCGACGATGACGTACAGTCCGCGGTCGGTCGCCTGCTGGATGAGGTTGTTCGCGAGGTCGGTGAAGTGCTCGGGGTCGGTCTCGTAGCCGTCCTCCTGCACGTACGTGGAGACGCGCAGGACGTCGGCCTTCCAGTCGTCCGCCAGGGCGTCCAGCGAGCCTCCGGTCAGGCATTGCGGGTACCACTGCGTGCCGTGGCTGCTCATGCCGCGCAGCTGGACGAGGTTGCCGTGCTCGTTGCAGAGCTTGGTACCGCACACGGTGAGCTGCCCGTTGACGGCGACCGGGCTCGCACCGGCCGGCGGCTCGGTGGGCGGCTCGGTGGTCCCGCCGCCCTTGCAGGGCGCGCCGTTGATCGTGCAGTTGAGGGGCAGCCCGAGCCCCCCGGCGTTGAACCCGAAGCTCGCCGCCTGGCCGGGGGCGATGGCGCCGTTGTAGGAGACGTTGGTGAAGGTGTAGTGCTGCCCTTGCCGGGTCTTGGTGGCGGACCAGTGGGTGGTGACGTCCGTCCCGGCCGGCAGGTCGAACTCGATGGTCCAGCCGGTCGCCGCCGTGCCGCCGTTGTTGGTGACGGCCACGGCGGCACCGTAGCCGCTGTCCCAGGCCGACGTCCGGGTGATCTCCGCGGTCAGCCCGGCGGCGGCCCGCGCCTGGTGTCCGGCGGTGGCGGCCGTGCGGTCCGGGACGGGGGCGGCGGGCGCAGCCGGCGCGGCGGTGAAGGTCAGCGCGAAGAGCAAGGCACCGCCGATCGCGGCGGCGACCGGGCGGATCCGTAGAAGTGCGGGGCTCATGAAGGGCTCCGATCACAGGTTCGGCCGATTAGGAAACTTTCCTAACGGAAGAGAACCAAGGACCGGAATACTTTTGCAAGGTTCACGACAACACTTGTTAAACCGCCCGCCGCGGCACGGGCCTTCGGGTGTTTCCGCCGGACGTCGCAGCCTCCGCCGGCCGGGGTGTTCCGCCGTGCCCGACGAGGAAGTGCGCCCGACCGGAACGCGAAGGGCCGGGTCCCCCCTCCGGACCCGGCCCCGCGCGTTCCCCCGTCTCCACGCCCGTTCAGGCGCTGCGCACGGCCGCCGTGGACCCGCGCACCACCAACTCCGGCTGGAACACGTACTCCGTGCGCTGCACGGGACTCCCGGCGATCTCCTCCAGCAGCGCCCCCACCGCTGCCGCCGCCATCGCCTGCACCGGCTGCCGCACCGTGGTCAGGGGCGGGTCGGTGAACGCGATCAGCTGCGAGTCGTCGAAGCCGACGACGGAGACGTCACGCGGGACGTCGAAGCCCCTCCCCCGCGCCGCCCTGACGACGCCGAGCGCCATCAGGTCGCTGCCGCAGACGATGCCGGTGCAGCCCGCGTCGAGCAGGGCGCCGGCCGCGACCTGGCCGCCCTCGACGCTGAACAGGGTGGAGCAGACCAGGAGTTCGGCCTCCTCGCGGTCCATGTCCAGCAGCGAGACGGCCGCGTCGACGAAGCCGTCGCGCTTGCGCCGCGAGGGCACGTAGCGCTGCGGTCCGATCGCCAGGCCGATCCGGCGGTGCCCGAGCTCGGCGAGATGACCGACGGCCATCCGGACGGCGGCCTGGTCGTCAGGAGACACGAACGGCGCGCTGATGCGCTCGTTGTAGCCGTTGATCAGGACGAACGGCACACCCCGGTCGGTGAGCGCCGCGTAGCGCGCCG includes:
- a CDS encoding carbohydrate-binding module family 20 domain-containing protein, whose protein sequence is MARRPLSGALALALGAAVLAVPTGLGAAGTAQAAPPGEKDVTAVMFEWKFSSVAKACTDSLGPAGYGFVQVSPPQEHIQGAQWWTSYQPVSYKIAGRLGDRTAFANMVSTCHSAGVKVIADSVINHMSAGSGTGTGGSSYTKYDYPGFYSVNDMNDCQTQIGSNYGNRANVQNCELVGLADLDTGEDYVRGKIAGYLNDLLSLGVDGFRIDAAKHMPATDLANIKSRLTNTGVYWKHEAIFGAGEAVSPSEYLGSGDVQEFRYGRSLKQVFNNENLANLKNFGEGWGFMESGRSAVFVDNHDTERGGDTLNYKDGSKYTLASVFMLAYPYGSPDVHSGYEFSSHDAGPPNDGQVNACYSDGWKCQHAWREISSMVGFRNAARGQAVSNWWDNGGDQIAFGRGSKAYVAINHEGSSLTRTFQTALPAGDYCDVQSGKGVTVNGSGQFTATLGSGTAVALHVNARTCTGGGTDPDPDPGTGEAGASFGVNATTQLGQNIYVTGNQAALGNWAPGSALKLDPATYPVWKLDVALPAGTSFAYKYIRKDASGNVTWESGANRTATVPASGKVTLTADVWRS
- a CDS encoding helix-turn-helix domain-containing protein → MGTQQITAPPCAQPVASGVIHSNVRHTAGFTVIGNHLAQHRGLSLVAIGLAVHIQSLPAGAKVGIKHLAGRFPESETRIAAALRELEAVGYLHRSRVRLADGRIVTRTVSFNQPGAEAAAAPAAPRPRVVRGTAAPEPVPAPTPAPQPPCAPAPEHQPQAVLVPSPTARTVPPPPLPQPQALTPELQRTAAAILADLRRHAPQLVLSAADIEMLAPGVATWLERDADLETVRHALSHDLPVRLKHPAKLLRHRITALLPPPLPGTLELAPVRPGVIVIPLQNCDRCDRAFRSRHPGHCRDCRTDLPTAA
- a CDS encoding ATP-binding protein, encoding MTQEITRTEHSAPARQFAVLLSPTRRGARLARLLEAAHVGEWGLPVEPAAHIVAELAANAVLHGRVQGRDFRLSLAIHQEALLRIEVTDTRADRLPPGPGALAVTGGDAESGRGLLIVEALADRWGVDLGPLPRKTVWAELDLVP
- a CDS encoding helix-turn-helix domain-containing protein; translation: MSVDEAGTRHKDGGADEPGWDVDPDDEPGVALVASVGRQIKAWRDAAGMRAAEFGAAIGYGEDLVFKVEGGRRIPRPEFLDKADDVLGAGGKLSMFKKEMAEARYPRKIRELAKLEARAVELSAYGSHNLHGLLQTEEYARALFGMRRPAYSPDEVERLVAARVARQSVFKRSPTPELSFVQEEVTLRRHLGGRMVLRRQLERLLDVGQLRNVEIQVMPTGRDDHAGMGGEMQVLKFEDGSAVGRSEGDFGSRPVADPKHLRIIELRCGIIRAQALTPRESLAFIEQALGET
- a CDS encoding DUF397 domain-containing protein, with protein sequence MIHKPSAGVPTELEWFKSSYSDSSNSNECVEVAAAPGAVRVRDSKSVPGPHLGFTSTAWQAFLAYASED
- a CDS encoding DUF397 domain-containing protein, whose amino-acid sequence is MVHKPSAEAARELTWFKSSYSDSSSGNDCVEVATAPGVVHIRDSKSVPGPLLGFTPATWAAFLTYASER
- a CDS encoding cellulase family glycosylhydrolase, with translation MSPALLRIRPVAAAIGGALLFALTFTAAPAAPAAPVPDRTAATAGHQARAAAGLTAEITRTSAWDSGYGAAVAVTNNGGTAATGWTIEFDLPAGTDVTTHWSATKTRQGQHYTFTNVSYNGAIAPGQAASFGFNAGGLGLPLNCTINGAPCKGGGTTEPPTEPPAGASPVAVNGQLTVCGTKLCNEHGNLVQLRGMSSHGTQWYPQCLTGGSLDALADDWKADVLRVSTYVQEDGYETDPEHFTDLANNLIQQATDRGLYVIVDWHMLSPGDPNANLANARKFFTDIANRNKTKSNILYEIANEPSGVSWPQIKSYAEQIIPVIRNIDSDAPVLVGTRAWSSFGVSEGADESEVVNNQVNASNIMYTFHFYAYSHRDEYLATLSRAADKLPVFVTEFGTQNYAGEGDNDFAMSQRYLDLMAAKKISWVNWNFSDDHRTGAVFKTGTCDGGGPWAGTSSLKPAGVWIRDRIGTPDDFRTS
- a CDS encoding LacI family DNA-binding transcriptional regulator, translated to MVDGVTVPAPRTGPALRLSDIAGQAAVSEATVSRVLNGKPGVADTTRQRVLAALDILGYERPVRLRQRSAGLIGLVTPELVNPIFPAFAQSVEQVLAGHGYTPVLCTQLPGGATEDELVEQLVERGVGGIVFLSGLHADTSADPARYAALTDRGVPFVLINGYNERISAPFVSPDDQAAVRMAVGHLAELGHRRIGLAIGPQRYVPSRRKRDGFVDAAVSLLDMDREEAELLVCSTLFSVEGGQVAAGALLDAGCTGIVCGSDLMALGVVRAARGRGFDVPRDVSVVGFDDSQLIAFTDPPLTTVRQPVQAMAAAAVGALLEEIAGSPVQRTEYVFQPELVVRGSTAAVRSA